In Pirellulales bacterium, the genomic stretch GGGTACATGTTGGCGGCTTCTTCTTCGAGCGCTTCTTCCAGCGGCAGGTGCAGCCCGGTGAATGCGCTCGACAGATCGGCCAGCAGCGCATCGCGCGGCTGCTGACAGATTTGCGCGGCCATGTCGAGCGCGCGAGCCAGACCGCCCCCTTCGGGCACCAGCTCCCACACCAGGCCGATCTCTCGCGCGCGGGCGGCCGAGATGCGCTCGCCCGTGATGATCAGCGGCAAGGCATTGCCCAGCCCCAGCAATCGTGGCAAGTAGACCGTGCCGCCGTCGACCAGCGGGACGCCCCAGCGGCGGCAGGCGACCGAGAATGTGGCTTGCGGTTCGGCGATGCGGATGTGGCCGTGACAAAATAGCTCAAGGCCGCCGGCGTAGGCATAGCCTTGCGCCACGGTGATCACGGGTTTCACCTGAACGAGTCGCGAGCCCCCCATCGGCCCCGTGCCGCGCTTCAGCAGCTCGCCCGAGTTAGCCGTCGCTTCGCCGAGCGAGGTGAGCGATTCGAGCGCCTTGAGATCCGCGCCCGAACAGAAGGCTTTCTCGCCGGCGCCGTGCAATATAGCCACGAGCAATCGATCGTCGTCCTGAAAGCGCCGCCAGGCAGCCAGCAGCAATGCCGCCGCGGCGCCGTTGACGCAATTGTGTACCGCGGGGCGATTGATCGTGATCTGGAGAATGTCCCCCTCTTCGCCCGGATGAACCGTGGTCACCACATCGGCAGAGGCTGCGAGCCCAGTCATCGGCGAAGCTCCTGCGGCTCGATGATCACTTGGTCGTCCACTCGACCGGCTGCGGTGCGATATCTGCGGCGGGTAGCGTGCCGGCATCTTTGCGGCCACTGCCGGCCAGGCGACTGATCGCGCGGACCGTCATGTCGTGGTCGCACAGAATCTGGCAGCTCAGCCGGACGCCGGTCAGCCCACGCGCGGCCAGAACCGATTTTTCCGCCACGGTCATCTTGTCGGGCTCGCCAGCGACGAACTCGACGCGGCAAGTCGTGCAACGCGCATTGCCGCCACAGGCGTGCAGTTGATCGACGCCAGCTTCATCGGTAAGCGCCAGCACCAGGCGTTTGCCCTCGGGCACGGTGAAATCGCCCACTCCTTCGACCGATAGTTTTGGCATTGTATGAGTTCCTTATGCGAGGGGACGATGTTTGATTCAGTTAGTTCGATTGATTGTCAGCAACATGTGCAGGCCGGCAGCGTTCGCGCGAAAGAAGTTGTTCCCACGCGCGAGCTCGTGCCGGCGGCTACTTTGCCTGCGGGGCATTATTCCGCTCAGCCCACGGATTGGAAACCCCCTACAGCACGCGGCACACGAAGCACTTCAAATATTCGGTTTCCAGGCAGGTGGTGCTGATCGGATGATCTGGGGCGGCGCCGCGCTGTTCGATCACCTGGATCTCGCGCCCTAGCTGCTGCGAGACGCCGGCCAGCATGTAGAGGAAGTCCTCGCGCGTGACGCTGCCCGAGCAACTGCACGTCACCAGGATTCCGCCCGGGGGCAACAGCGAGGCGCCCAAGCGATTGATGCGATGATACGCGCGTAGCGCATCTTCGACCGAACGTCGCGTGCGGGTGAATTTGGGCGGATCAAGAATCACGACGTCGAATCGCTCGCGATCCGAAACCAAGGAGTCGAGCGCGTCGAAGCCATCGGCGGTCTCGAAGCGCGCGTTTGTGACCGAGTTCAACTCGGCGCCGGCCCGTGCCAGCGCCACGGCCTTATCGCTCGAATCGATGCCCAATACTTCGGCAGCATCTCCGAGCCGCGACGCGGCCAGGCTGAACCCGCCGGTGTAGCAGAACAGATCGAGCACCCGCGCGCCGCGCATGTAGGCAGCCACGGCACGCCGGTTTTCGCGCTGGTCGAGATAGAAACCCGTCTTCTGGCCCAGACCGATTTCGACTCCGTAGCGCAGACCATGTTCGGTCACGAAGACCGGACCGTCGGGCACGGCGCCCCAGGTGCGTTCCTCGTCCTTCGCTAAGCCTTCCAATCGCGCCAAAGTTTTGTCGGCCCGCACGACGATGCCGCGGGCACCGCTGATTTCGCCCAGGATGGGCAGAATTTCATCGACCCGCGATTGCATGGCGAGCGAGGTGACCTGCATGACCAGGTGCTGACCATAACGATCGACGATCAAGCCGCTCAGGCCGTCGGCCTCGCTGTAGACCAGGCGCGCCGCGCCGTCGACCTGGTCGTAGCCCAAGCGTCGGCGGAAGTCGACGGCCCGTTCGATCTTGGTGCGCCAAAAGTCCTGGTCGAGCGCATCGCCGGCCGACCAAGTGTAGAGTCGCACGCGGATTCGGCTCTGCGAGTTGTAGATGCCGCGGGCGACGAACTTGCCGT encodes the following:
- a CDS encoding enoyl-CoA hydratase-related protein, producing the protein MTGLAASADVVTTVHPGEEGDILQITINRPAVHNCVNGAAAALLLAAWRRFQDDDRLLVAILHGAGEKAFCSGADLKALESLTSLGEATANSGELLKRGTGPMGGSRLVQVKPVITVAQGYAYAGGLELFCHGHIRIAEPQATFSVACRRWGVPLVDGGTVYLPRLLGLGNALPLIITGERISAARAREIGLVWELVPEGGGLARALDMAAQICQQPRDALLADLSSAFTGLHLPLEEALEEEAANMYPVMRSESTARGLARFARGERFWFK
- a CDS encoding 2Fe-2S iron-sulfur cluster-binding protein, with protein sequence MPKLSVEGVGDFTVPEGKRLVLALTDEAGVDQLHACGGNARCTTCRVEFVAGEPDKMTVAEKSVLAARGLTGVRLSCQILCDHDMTVRAISRLAGSGRKDAGTLPAADIAPQPVEWTTK
- a CDS encoding class I SAM-dependent rRNA methyltransferase, yielding MDIESSTTESRRGIAEAQVILKPRKARPFFGRHPWVLDSAVDHVDGQPGDGAVVDLIAHNGKFVARGIYNSQSRIRVRLYTWSAGDALDQDFWRTKIERAVDFRRRLGYDQVDGAARLVYSEADGLSGLIVDRYGQHLVMQVTSLAMQSRVDEILPILGEISGARGIVVRADKTLARLEGLAKDEERTWGAVPDGPVFVTEHGLRYGVEIGLGQKTGFYLDQRENRRAVAAYMRGARVLDLFCYTGGFSLAASRLGDAAEVLGIDSSDKAVALARAGAELNSVTNARFETADGFDALDSLVSDRERFDVVILDPPKFTRTRRSVEDALRAYHRINRLGASLLPPGGILVTCSCSGSVTREDFLYMLAGVSQQLGREIQVIEQRGAAPDHPISTTCLETEYLKCFVCRVL